A region of Lycium barbarum isolate Lr01 chromosome 3, ASM1917538v2, whole genome shotgun sequence DNA encodes the following proteins:
- the LOC132630245 gene encoding arginine biosynthesis bifunctional protein ArgJ, chloroplastic: MSLSVPNFISVKFSELNGVKVRGSPKRFRRDFKVVAVTSMSKEASNYIPAAPIFLPEGPWEQIPGGVTAAKGFKAAGMYGGLRALGEKPDLALVTCDVDAISAGAFTTNVVAAAPVLYCKSALNASKTARAVLINAGQANAATGDAGYQDVIECSSALAKLLQLKQDEVLIESTGVIGQRIKKDALLNSLPNLVRQLSSTVEGANSAAVAITTTDLVSKSVAVETEVRGTRIRVGGMAKGSGMIHPNMATMLGVVTTDASVTSDVWRRMVQVAVNRSFNQITVDGDTSTNDAVIALASGLSKSYEISSLNSSEAEHLQNCLDAVMQGLAKSIAWDGEGATCLIEVRVDGADNEPEAAKIARSVASSSLVKAAVYGRDPNWGRIACAAGYAGIPFNADKLRISLGDIMLMEAGQPLPFDRVAASNYLRKAGEVHGTVEIQISTGDGPGSGQAWGCDLSYDYVKINAEYTT, from the exons ATGTCTCTATCTGTTCCTAACTTCATCTCTGTCAAATTTTCTGAGCTCAATGGTGTAAAG GTACGTGGTTCGCCAAAGCGTTTTCGGAGGGATTTTAAAGTCGTTGCAGTTACATCAATGTCAAAAGAGGCATCAAATTATATACCAGCAGCTCCTATATTCCTCCCTGAAGGACCATGGGAGCAG ATTCCTGGTGGTGTTACTGCTGCAAAGGGTTTCAAAGCTGCTGGGATGTATGGTGGATTGCGTGCTCTTGGGGAGAAGCCTGATCTCGCACTCGTCACTTGTGATGTAGATGCCATATCTGCAG GGGCATTTACTACGAACGTTGTTGCAGCTGCACCTGTATTATACTGTAAAAGCGCACTAAATGCATCTAAAACG GCTCGTGCAGTATTGATAAATGCTGGTCAAGCTAATGCAGCAACG GGCGATGCAGGTTATCAGGATGTAATAGAGTGCTCAAGTGCACTAGCTAAG TTACTTCAACTGAAGCAAGACGAAGTCTTGATCGAATCAACTGGTGTAATAGGTCAAAGAATAAAGAAG GATGCACTTCTCAACTCACTCCCAAACCTTGTTAGGCAGCTTTCATCAACTGTGGAGGG GGCAAATTCTGCAGCTGTAGCTATAACGACCACTGACCTTGTTAGTAAGAGCGTGGCAGTTGAAACAGAG GTTAGAGGAACTCGAATAAGAGTTGGGGGCATGGCAAAGGGTTCTGGGATGATTCATCCTAACATGGCAACAATGCTTGGT GTTGTAACTACTGATGCCTCGGTCACGAGTGACGTTTGGAGAAGGATGGTACAGGTTGCTGTAAATCGAAGTTTTAATCAAATTACG GTTGATGGAGACACCAGTACAAATGATGCTGTCATTGCTCTGGCCAGTGGACTTTCAAAATCATATGAGATTTCTTCTTTGAACTCCTCCGAGGCAGAACACCTACAAAACTGCCTTGATGCT GTAATGCAGGGTCTAGCAAAATCAATAGCTTGGGATGGTGAAGGAGCTACATGTTTGATTGAG GTGAGGGTTGATGGTGCTGATAACGAACCTGAAGCAGCAAAGATTGCTCGTTCAGTGGCCTCTTCTTCACTTGTCAAG GCTGCTGTATACGGTAGGGATCCAAATTGGGGCCGTATTGCTTGTGCTGCTGGCTATGCTGGGATTCCTTTCAACGCCGACAAGCTTCGGATATCACTTGGAGATATTATGCTTATGGAAGCAGGGCAACCACTTCCATTTGATAG GGTAGCAGCTAGCAATTATCTACGAAAGGCTGGTGAAGTCCATGGCACTGTTGAAATTCAAATATCTACCG GTGATGGTCCAGGAAGTGGACAGGCATGGGGCTGTGACTTGAGTTATGATTATGTCAAAATCAATGCAGAGTATACAACATGA